The sequence AGCCGGATCAGATGTCTTCATCCAATAAGAATTTAAAAATACAAGAAGTATCCTACTGTGAACAAAGACAGGAATTGACTCTCTCATTGAAGGCTATTGATATTCAAGGAGAAACAGGAATCATCAGCATGAACCCATCTCAATAATTTTTTTTGTCTAAAAATAATAAAAATTAAACTTAAATCTTTGATTGGATGCCCTTATCAACCTACAAACCAATCGTCCTCTTCGACGGTTACTGCAACTTGTGCAGCAGTTCGGTGGTTTTTGTGCTGAAGCGGGAGCGGGGGGATGTTTTTCGTTATGCCTCCCTGCAATCGGATTTTGCTGAGAGGTTGCTTACGGATATGGGCATGGAGAAAGATGTACCCGATTCCATTGTTCTGATTGAAGGCGGGAAGGTATATACCCAATCCACCGCAGCACTGCGAATTGCGAAAAGATTAAGGTTGTTGTGGCCTGCTCTGTATGCTTTTGTTGTTGTTCCAAAATTTATCCGTGATCCGGTTTATGACTGGATCGCTCGCAACCGTTACAAGTGGTTCGGCAAACGCAGCACCTGCTTTGTACCAAATCAAGACGTAAAGCATAAATTTCTGGATAAGTAAAATGAATAAGAAACCTGAATAGATGGGCAACTTACCCGAATAGTTGAAAACCTCCGTGAAGTAGGGTAATGTTAATTTTAAGGTTTGAGAATGCGTGGTAAATTCAAAATATAACAAGAAAACGAGCAGAGAAAAGAACGGCAAAAGTGATGAGTTATGGGTTTTGAGTGGTGAGTATTTTTGCCAATGACTTAATGACAACCGAATGACAATAAAACTTGTCCGGCTCTTTGACGGATGACAATCAAATTTTCTTGTCTATCAATCCTCGAGTCACAGCAAGGTAGACTCTGCATAATTACCCCCCTTCAAAGCTCTAATGACAATCGAATGACAACAAATGACCATAGATGACAACCCACTGAATGCAAGGACAGCCAACTCATTACTCACTACTAGAAACTTACTGCATCCCTTTCCTTTCCATATACTTGTCGTTCAGCATAGCGATCAAATGGCTGATGGAAGCTTGTGCGTCTTTGGTGGCAGGATTTAGATCTTTTTTCTGAAGCCTGAGCATCAGTATTCCATAAAGCCCCTGCAGACAGGCTTCAATATCCCCGCGGGCTGTACCCTGTGACTTGCCTTTCAGGTCGTTTATACTGGCCTTCGCCTTATTGTAGGCATTCACATATTCCAGCTCATTGGGATCTCTGATGGTCGATTTGTGC comes from Bacteroidales bacterium and encodes:
- a CDS encoding DUF393 domain-containing protein, producing MPLSTYKPIVLFDGYCNLCSSSVVFVLKRERGDVFRYASLQSDFAERLLTDMGMEKDVPDSIVLIEGGKVYTQSTAALRIAKRLRLLWPALYAFVVVPKFIRDPVYDWIARNRYKWFGKRSTCFVPNQDVKHKFLDK
- a CDS encoding DUF4924 family protein: MIIAREKKKTNIAEYILYMWQIEDMIRANRFDPEQIDRNIIQKFDQPEEVKEEMREWYRDLIQRMENEGIKEKGHLNFLNSIIDELENLHKSTIRDPNELEYVNAYNKAKASINDLKGKSQGTARGDIEACLQGLYGILMLRLQKKDLNPATKDAQASISHLIAMLNDKYMERKGMQ